A region from the Pogoniulus pusillus isolate bPogPus1 chromosome 13, bPogPus1.pri, whole genome shotgun sequence genome encodes:
- the LOC135180359 gene encoding cytochrome P450 2K1-like — MAIQTLLQCLGSSSLLYLAVGLVALLYFLTSLKKSVCNLPPGPRPLPLIGNLNVVDLKKPFQSLTELSKVYGNVFTVHFGPRRAVVLAGYETIKDALSNHAEEFGERAEIPIFRKMTQGNGIVFSHGEVWRTMRRFTLSTLRDFGMGKRTIEIQILEEVNSLIKYFESYHGRPFDTKMILNNAVSNVICSILFGERFEYDDPVFLTLLRMINENTKLLGSPMVLLYNFYPSLGFLSGASRTVLQNIRDLNAFLQKLFQEHKEEFNENNLTGFVDAFLMKQQQESRKPHSAFSNGNLLFSTLDLFAAGSETTSTTMRWGLLLMMKYPEIQRKIQEEMNQVIEPGELPKLEDRKKMPYTEAVLHEIQRFANIVPMGVSRSTPADVSFRGFLIPKGTEIIPLLTSALNDELHWKTPDQFNPSHFLDANGNFVRREAFIPFSIGRRACLGEGLARMELFLFFAGLLRKFVFQPPPGVDKSDLDLTADVGFTLNPMPHLVCAVPYDRPNDMKLEQ; from the exons ATGGCCATACAgactctgctgcagtgcttgggCTCCAGCTCACTGCTCTACTTGGCAGTAGGGCTGGTTGCTCTGCTTTACTTTCTTACCAGCTTGAAGAAGTCAGTTTGCAATTTGCCTCCTGGGCCACGACCTCTTCCTCTGATTGGAAACTTGAACGTGGTGGACCTGAAAAAGCCATTCCAGTCGCTGACAGAG CTCTCCAAGGTATATGGCAATGTCTTCACTGTGCATTTTGGACCCAGGAGAGCTGTGGTACTGGCTGGATATGAAACCATCAAAGATGCCCTTTCAAATCATGCTGAGGAATTTGGAGAGAGGGCAGAAATCCCCATATTTAGGAAAATGACCCAAGGAAATG GCATAGTATTCAGCCATGGGGAGGTATGGAGAACTATGAGAAGATTCACCCTGTCCACACTGAGAGATTTTGGAATGGGAAAGAGAACCATTGAGATCCAAATCCTGGAGGAAGTTAATTCCCTTATCAAATATTTTGAATCCTATCATG GGAGACCATTTGATACAAAGATGATACTCAACAACGCTGTATCCAATGTCATCTGCTCCATACTGTTTGGAGAGAGGTTTGAATATGATGATCCTGTCTTTCTGACTTTGCTGAGGATGATCAATGAAAACACAAAGCTGTTGGGCTCCCCTATGGTGCTG TTATATAATTTCTACCCATCCCTTGGATTTCTCTCTGGAGCTTCCAGGACCGTGCTACAAAACATCAGAGATCTCAATGCTTTTCTCCAGAAGCTCTTCCAGGAACACAAAGAAGAGTTTAATGAAAATAACTTGACAGGCTTTGTGGATGCCTTTCTGATGAAGCAACAACAG GAGTCCAGGAAACCCCACAGTGCATTCAGCAATGGAAACCTCTTGTTTTCAACCCTGGATCTctttgctgctggctctgagACTACATCTACAACTATGCGCTGGGGTCTGCTTCTCATGATGAAGTACCCAGAAATTCAGA GAAAGATTCAGGAAGAGATGAACCAAGTCATTGAACCAGGAGAGCTGCCCAAGCTggaggacaggaaaaaaatgccCTACACAGAGGCAGTGCTACACGAAATACAAAGGTTTGCCAACATCGTCCCAATGGGGGTGTCGCGGTCCACCCCCGCCGATGTCAGCTTCCGAGGCTTCCTGATTCCTAAG GGTACAGAGATCATTCCCCTGCTGACCTCTGCTCTGAATGACGAGTTACACTGGAAAACCCCAGATCAGTTCAACCCTTCCCATTTCCTGGATGCCAATGGGAACTTCGTCAGGAGAGAGGCATTTATTCCATTCTCCATAG GACGAAGAGCTTGTCTTGGAGAAGGACTGGCCAGAATGGAGCTGTTCCTCTTCTTTGCAGGCCTACTCCGCAAATTTGTTTTCCAGCCCCCTCCAGGAGTGGATAAATCAGACCTAGACCTCACTGCTGACGTTGGCTTTACCTTGAACCCCATGCCTCACCTGGTTTGTGCTGTGCCCTATGACAGACCAAACGACATGAAGTTAGAGCAGTGA